A portion of the Vulpes vulpes isolate BD-2025 chromosome 5, VulVul3, whole genome shotgun sequence genome contains these proteins:
- the C5H11orf24 gene encoding uncharacterized protein C11orf24 homolog isoform X1 codes for MWTALVLVWISFLSLSKSQVPTQDSWHLLPNQMDNPAKINASVMKVISILNGTSKTVTVVTPSPVTLAAGTPEANPSSPVVIAGRALRTDTGTEGSPDPVTSSLPLPPALTSSAWQTLSSSTVISTSPTQVPRIAALTTPATSAQTAPGMTPGANGLTGTQGPSEHIPGNSPAGLAPSLSPQALNESIQVSTIQTPTAWPMDGTASGPTPTLNTTSEPTRISVASVASVSTTAVTTTTTQAQELTTSTEPAPAPHTSPTPEVEVTSPTTQPSPAPLTRGATGPGTPGTPEQVPPETSPGTASTALTPGSSGGSKMPTTDSCSLSTQGQYLVVTTKPLSQSLVNKGFLLALLLLGVTLFIIILVLFALQAYESYRKKEYTQVDYLINGMYADSEL; via the exons ATGTGGACAGCCCTTGTGCTCGTTTGGATTTCCTTCTTGTCCTTATCTAAGAGCCAAGTGCCAACTCAGGATTCAT GGCACTTACTCCCCAACCAGATGGATAATCCAGCCAAGATAAATGCATCTGTGATGAAAGTTATAAGCATCCTTAATGGAACGTCTAAAACAGTGACCGTGGTGACACCTTCTCCTGTCACCTTGGCTGCAGGGACTCCGGAGGCCAACCCCAGCTCTCCTGTGGTCATAGCAGGGAGAGCACTCAGGACAGACACGGGGACAGAAGGTTCCCCTGACCCAGTCACCTCCAGCctgcccctgccacctgccctgaCGTCATCAGCATGGCAGACTCTATCCTCCAGCACTGTCATCAGCACATCCCCAACGCAGGTGCCAAGAATAGCGGCTCTGACGACACCGGCCACTAGTGCTCAGACTGCCCCTGGGATGACACCAGGTGCCAACGGCCTGACAGGCACGCAGGGCCCTTCCGAGCACATCCCTGGCAACTCCCCAGCAGGCCTGGCACCCTCCTTGAGTCCCCAAGCACTTAATGAGTCCATACAAGTCTCCACCATCCAGACACCGACAGCCTGGCCTATGGATGGAACAGCAAGTGGGCCCACACCCACCCTCAACACAACCTCAGAGCCCACCCGCATATCCGTGGCTTCTGTGGCTTCTGTGTCCACCACCGCAGTGACCACTACCACGACACAAGCCCAGGAGCTGACTACCAGCACAGAGCCAGCACCTGCACCTCATACCAGCCCAACCCCCGAGGTGGAGGTCACGTCCCCCACAACACAGCCAAGCCCTGCTCCGTTGACCCGGGGAGCCACAGGACCAGGCACACCCGGGACACCAGAACAGGTGCCGCCTGAAACATCACCTGGTACTGCTTCCACCGCCCTGACACCCGGGAGTTCAGGGGGCTCTAAGATGCCAACCACAGACTCGTGCTCGCTTAGCACCCAAGGCCAGTACCTGGTGGTCACCACCAAGCCCCTTTCCCAGTCTCTAGTAAACAAAGGCTTCCTCCTGGCGCTGCTCTTGCTCGGGGTGACTCTCTTCATCATAATTTTGGTTCTGTTTGCCCTACAAGCCTACGAGAGCTACAGGAAGAAGGAGTACACACAGGTAGACTATCTAATCAACGGGATGTACGCGGACTCAGAACTGTGA
- the C5H11orf24 gene encoding uncharacterized protein C11orf24 homolog isoform X2, which produces MDNPAKINASVMKVISILNGTSKTVTVVTPSPVTLAAGTPEANPSSPVVIAGRALRTDTGTEGSPDPVTSSLPLPPALTSSAWQTLSSSTVISTSPTQVPRIAALTTPATSAQTAPGMTPGANGLTGTQGPSEHIPGNSPAGLAPSLSPQALNESIQVSTIQTPTAWPMDGTASGPTPTLNTTSEPTRISVASVASVSTTAVTTTTTQAQELTTSTEPAPAPHTSPTPEVEVTSPTTQPSPAPLTRGATGPGTPGTPEQVPPETSPGTASTALTPGSSGGSKMPTTDSCSLSTQGQYLVVTTKPLSQSLVNKGFLLALLLLGVTLFIIILVLFALQAYESYRKKEYTQVDYLINGMYADSEL; this is translated from the coding sequence ATGGATAATCCAGCCAAGATAAATGCATCTGTGATGAAAGTTATAAGCATCCTTAATGGAACGTCTAAAACAGTGACCGTGGTGACACCTTCTCCTGTCACCTTGGCTGCAGGGACTCCGGAGGCCAACCCCAGCTCTCCTGTGGTCATAGCAGGGAGAGCACTCAGGACAGACACGGGGACAGAAGGTTCCCCTGACCCAGTCACCTCCAGCctgcccctgccacctgccctgaCGTCATCAGCATGGCAGACTCTATCCTCCAGCACTGTCATCAGCACATCCCCAACGCAGGTGCCAAGAATAGCGGCTCTGACGACACCGGCCACTAGTGCTCAGACTGCCCCTGGGATGACACCAGGTGCCAACGGCCTGACAGGCACGCAGGGCCCTTCCGAGCACATCCCTGGCAACTCCCCAGCAGGCCTGGCACCCTCCTTGAGTCCCCAAGCACTTAATGAGTCCATACAAGTCTCCACCATCCAGACACCGACAGCCTGGCCTATGGATGGAACAGCAAGTGGGCCCACACCCACCCTCAACACAACCTCAGAGCCCACCCGCATATCCGTGGCTTCTGTGGCTTCTGTGTCCACCACCGCAGTGACCACTACCACGACACAAGCCCAGGAGCTGACTACCAGCACAGAGCCAGCACCTGCACCTCATACCAGCCCAACCCCCGAGGTGGAGGTCACGTCCCCCACAACACAGCCAAGCCCTGCTCCGTTGACCCGGGGAGCCACAGGACCAGGCACACCCGGGACACCAGAACAGGTGCCGCCTGAAACATCACCTGGTACTGCTTCCACCGCCCTGACACCCGGGAGTTCAGGGGGCTCTAAGATGCCAACCACAGACTCGTGCTCGCTTAGCACCCAAGGCCAGTACCTGGTGGTCACCACCAAGCCCCTTTCCCAGTCTCTAGTAAACAAAGGCTTCCTCCTGGCGCTGCTCTTGCTCGGGGTGACTCTCTTCATCATAATTTTGGTTCTGTTTGCCCTACAAGCCTACGAGAGCTACAGGAAGAAGGAGTACACACAGGTAGACTATCTAATCAACGGGATGTACGCGGACTCAGAACTGTGA